A portion of the Deltaproteobacteria bacterium genome contains these proteins:
- the soxY gene encoding thiosulfate oxidation carrier protein SoxY encodes MNQVVNEGNARRSFLKLTGGLVAGLTLADYSILSRQAAAQTSAPGLPLPDEPVEATLKRLFGNRTPQRGDDKIKLELPQIAEDGGNVAMTIDSSLPVSGASQVSNIYILSDKNRRPLIAKFSFTPESGRAFVATSIRLATTTDVRAIVEMNDGALYAVSKHVRVTISGCDLPPQS; translated from the coding sequence ATTAATCAGGTCGTGAACGAGGGCAACGCTAGACGGAGTTTCTTGAAACTCACCGGTGGATTGGTCGCAGGCCTGACACTGGCTGATTATTCCATCTTGAGTCGCCAGGCGGCGGCGCAGACGAGCGCGCCAGGTTTACCGCTGCCGGATGAGCCGGTCGAAGCGACGTTAAAACGGTTGTTTGGCAATCGCACGCCGCAGCGCGGCGATGACAAGATCAAGCTGGAGCTGCCGCAAATCGCCGAAGATGGCGGCAACGTGGCGATGACCATCGACTCGAGTTTGCCAGTGAGCGGCGCAAGTCAGGTCAGTAACATCTATATCCTTTCGGACAAGAATCGCCGCCCGCTGATCGCCAAATTTTCCTTCACGCCCGAGTCGGGCAGGGCGTTTGTGGCGACCAGCATTCGCCTGGCAACGACCACGGACGTGCGCGCGATCGTGGAAATGAACGACGGCGCGTTGTACGCGGTCAGTAAGCATGTGCGTGTGACCATCAGCGGCTGCGATTTGCCGCCGCAAAGCTGA
- the soxZ gene encoding thiosulfate oxidation carrier complex protein SoxZ: protein MAEAGRVSIRLPSSIKAGDVIRVRTLVIHPMEIVQRDKQGKIIARNYSFILSMSAAFNGKEVFRTELTQGISQNPSITFPLKADKPGKLTVTFADTMGKTFEGSAEIKFV from the coding sequence ATGGCCGAAGCCGGGAGAGTGAGCATTCGGTTGCCGTCGTCGATCAAAGCGGGCGACGTCATTCGCGTGCGCACGCTGGTGATTCATCCAATGGAGATCGTCCAGCGCGACAAGCAAGGGAAGATCATCGCACGCAACTACAGCTTTATTCTATCGATGAGCGCGGCCTTCAATGGCAAGGAAGTATTCCGCACCGAGTTGACCCAGGGCATCAGCCAGAATCCCAGTATTACTTTCCCTCTGAAAGCTGACAAACCGGGGAAATTGACCGTCACGTTTGCCGATACGATGGGAAAAACCTTCGAAGGGAGTGCTGAGATCAAGTTTGTTTAG